A part of Saccharomyces cerevisiae S288C chromosome XIV, complete sequence genomic DNA contains:
- a CDS encoding epoxide hydrolase (Epoxide hydrolase; member of the alpha/beta hydrolase fold family; may have a role in detoxification of epoxides), giving the protein MSNIIARFHKIQVQDGVKVWYREAGAAGNPTILLLHGFPTSSNMFRNLIPLLAGQFHIIAPDLPGFGFTETPENYKFSFDSLCESIGYLLDTLSIEKFAMYIFDYGSPVGFRLALKFPSRITGIVTQNGNAYEEGLDDRFWGPLKEYWKSYQSDPVFVKSLIPYLEDPANVICQYHDGVPAIESVDPAAYTLDIALIQRTGQTDIQLRLFFDYQNNIKLYPAFQKFLRDSKIPVLVAWGANDTIFSVAGAEAYRKDVDNLKVVYYDTGHFALETHVVAIAEEIISMFAEN; this is encoded by the coding sequence ATGTCAAATATCATTGCAAGATTTCACAAGATTCAAGTTCAAGACGGTGTAAAGGTTTGGTACCGTGAGGCCGGTGCAGCAGGTAACCCCACAATTTTATTGCTACATGGGTTCCCTACATCTTCCAACATGTTCAGGAACCTCATTCCCTTACTAGCTGGACAGTTTCACATCATTGCTCCGGATCTTCCTGGGTTCGGATTTACGGAAACGCCAGAAAACTACAAGTTCAGCTTTGATTCCCTTTGTGAAAGTATAGGATATTTGTTAGATACTTTgagtattgaaaaatttgccatgtatatatttgaTTATGGATCTCCGGTAGGTTTTCGGTTAGCCTTGAAGTTTCCCTCCAGAATTACTGGCATTGTTACTCAAAACGGTAATGCTTACGAAGAGGGTCTCGATGACCGCTTTTGGGGTCCGTTGAAGGAATATTGGAAGTCATATCAAAGTGATCCGGTATTTGTTAAATCCCTTATCCCGTACCTTGAAGATCCAGCTAATGTCATATGCCAGTACCATGATGGAGTACCAGCTATCGAATCTGTTGATCCCGCCGCTTATACGCTTGATATTGCGCTAATTCAGCGTACCGGCCAGACCGATATTCAATTGAGATTATTTTTCGATTATCAGAATAATATAAAGTTGTACCCAGCCTTTCAAAAGTTCTTGAGAGATTCAAAGATTCCTGTGCTAGTTGCATGGGGTGCGAATGATACTATTTTTAGCGTTGCCGGGGCTGAAGCTTATCGGAAAGACGTTGATAATTTAAAGGTTGTTTACTATGATACTGGCCATTTTGCGCTTGAAACTCACGTAGTTGCTATTGCCGAAGAAATCATCAGTATGTTTGCAGAAAATTAA
- the MNT4 gene encoding putative alpha-1,3-mannosyltransferase (Putative alpha-1,3-mannosyltransferase; not required for protein O-glycosylation; SWAT-GFP and mCherry fusion proteins localize to the endoplasmic reticulum and vacuole respectively) produces the protein MVLRIRRIKKLAPLIFTSLLSLIVLFRVYRQYPFSDHFETRREDDRSGNVHCFSRLRQIEEYEKPELTSKFYEPNRWKSFISYVTRSRKDVKTVSRSLSNLDLYQKCSKEIRADQDISLLHSIETKLFPYINFTALNSEQSHNFWPVHTRFDGTKYRGQVLQFSSENNSFIGTSPIEFKASEPFWENWLNSALQRNSKGVVMSVSEYLVADTIRLIRVLRLLNNSLPIEIVHKSDLHESSQQLLIAAARESGSLNYPPQELWFLDVKDMLNDEYLARFKRFSNKWLAITFCSFQIPIFLDSDTVPFVPLDTLYEIDGFKRTGTLFFKDRSFPTSKLSPLQVKVLKQIINNSLDVSSDSEQGFEILKHNLNDEMAIDAIEALIFKKQKHYMDSGLVIFDKQKHFFCLPIAIMLQFSPIQEFFHGDKEWFWLSLFISKKEFTFYPIEASNVGRLEKPETLESSTICSTQLSHTDVYGNLLWLNGGLSVCKKNCWNYDFTKRKEIAAKYKSVDELRNYYQSPVKLEAVIIPDVSKSPWSQQSECVMYSYCTHYRKGQYGKLIEFTDSQKKYYEKVVELWNKVV, from the coding sequence ATGGTATTGCGCATACGAAGAATTAAGAAACTGGCACCATTGATCTTCACATCATTGTTGTCTCtcattgttctttttaGGGTCTACCGACAGTATCCATTCTCCGACCATTTCGAAACACGCAGAGAAGATGATCGCTCTGGCAACGTGCACTGCTTTTCTAGACTGCGTCAAATAGAGGAATATGAAAAGCCGGAATTGACAAGTAAATTCTATGAACCGAATAGATGGAAATCTTTTATATCTTACGTGACCAGGAGTCGCAAGGATGTGAAAACTGTGTCCCGATCGCTATCCAATTTGGATTTGTATCAAAAATGCTCAAAAGAAATCCGTGCTGATCAGGATATTTCCCTTCTTCATAGCATAGAAACCAAGTTGTTCCCATATATAAACTTCACAGCCCTAAATAGTGAACAATCTCATAATTTTTGGCCTGTTCATACCCGATTTGATGGAACAAAGTACCGTGGACAGGTATTacaattttcttctgaGAACAATTCGTTCATTGGAACTTCACCCATTGAATTCAAGGCTAGCGAACCTTTTTGGGAGAACTGGTTGAATTCAGCTCTTCAAAGGAATTCAAAAGGTGTGGTAATGAGCGTATCGGAATATCTGGTGGCTGATACAATTCGACTAATAAGAGTTTTGCGGCTGTTAAATAATTCCCTTCCAATTGAAATCGTTCACAAATCGGATTTACATGAGAGTTCTCAACAGCTCTTGATAGCAGCAGCAAGAGAATCTGGATCCTTAAATTATCCCCCTCAGGAATTGTGGTTTCTGGATGTGAAAGACATGTTAAATGACGAATATTTAGCGAGATTCAAGAGATTTTCGAATAAGTGGCTGGCAATTACCTTTTGTTCATTTCAAATACCAATCTTTTTGGACTCTGATACTGTACCTTTTGTCCCGTTGGATACACTCTATGAAATTGACGGATTTAAAAGAACAGGTACActgtttttcaaagacaGGAGTTTTCCAACCTCCAAGTTAAGTCCACTCCAAGTTAAAGTTTTGAAGCAGATAATCAATAATAGTCTGGATGTATCCTCGGATTCGGAGCAAGGTTTTGAAATCTTAAAACATAACCTAAACGATGAGATGGCAATTGATGCAATAGAGGCCTTGattttcaagaaacaaaaacattACATGGACAGCGGCTTAGTGATATTCGATAAACAAAAACACTTTTTCTGTCTACCAATCGCAATAATGCTGCAATTTTCGCCTATCCAAGAGTTTTTCCATGGTGATAAGGAATGGTTTTGGCTTAGTTTGtttatttccaaaaaagaGTTTACTTTTTATCCAATAGAGGCTTCGAATGTAGGAAGATTAGAGAAGCCGGAGACTCTAGAAAGCAGTACAATCTGTTCTACCCAGCTATCTCACACGGACGTGTACGGTAATCTTTTGTGGTTGAATGGCGGATTATCCgtttgcaaaaaaaattgttggaattATGATTTTACAAAGCGTAAAGAGATTGCGGCCAAATACAAAAGCGTTGATGAATTACGGAATTACTATCAATCACCTGTGAAACTCGAAGCTGTCATAATACCCGATGTCAGCAAGTCCCCCTGGTCGCAACAGAGCGAATGCGTTATGTACAGCTATTGCACACATTATAGGAAGGGACAGTACGGAAAATTGATAGAGTTTACAGAttctcaaaagaaatattacGAGAAAGTTGTAGAATTATGGAACAAGGTTGTATAG
- the FRE4 gene encoding ferric-chelate reductase (Ferric reductase; reduces a specific subset of siderophore-bound iron prior to uptake by transporters; expression induced by low iron levels), whose translation MLLVHIISFLLFFQLSAAKAPPSKTSLINTHERRSIYSCYVGLRKETWGFNGSAICRYEPAIQSMLYCLYEDTHEKGYSNKTLEKGFEEMRQFCYTPKFLNMTDAEFYTSLDNGTYYIQDQPKAGINITYPIRLNTTLRKAYYDAYYGYYYNHDIPYYFGGIICAYFVGVMLLAGLIRFLNYTPIKKIMFQQKLVNYVRGYTTLPTLYEKHAEPFSYLKVITGYLPTRFETLVILGYLILHTIFMAYKYQYDPYHIIFAAHRAEVAHFVAYRSGILSFAHLPLIVLFAGRNNFLQLISGLKHTSFIVFHKWLGRMMFLDAIIHAAGFTNYYLYYKKWNTVRLRVYWKFGIATTCLAGMLIFFSIAAFRRHYYETFMALHIVFAALFLYTCWEHVTNFSGIEWIYAAIAIWGVDRIVRITRIALLGFPKADLQLVGSDLVRVTVKKPKKFWKAKPGQYVFVSFLRPLCFWQSHPFTVMDSCVNDRELVIVLKAKKGVTKLVRNFVERKGGKASMRLAIEGPYGSKSTAHRFDNVLLLAGGSGLPGPISHALELGKTTAASGKNFVQLVIAVRGLDMLNACKKELMALKGLNVQVHIYNSKQELASAEKISSNEVKNGETTAEKAPSSLSNSEKAPSESENTELPLSLNDTSISDLEFATFHVGRPNVEEILNESVNHSGSLAVVCCGPPIFVDTARNQTAKAVIRNPSRMIEYLEEYQAW comes from the coding sequence ATGTTGTTGGTACATATTATATCTTTCCTTCTGTTCTTCCAGCTTTCGGCCGCAAAGGCCCCACCCAGTAAAACGTCTCTAATAAATACTCATGAGAGAAGGTCGATATATTCATGCTACGTTGGTTTACGTAAAGAAACATGGGGGTTCAATGGGTCCGCTATATGTCGGTATGAACCAGCAATCCAATCGATGCTTTACTGTCTTTACGAAGACACGCATGAGAAAGGGTATTCAAATAAAACTTTGGAGAAAGgttttgaagaaatgaGACAATTTTGCTATACACCAAAGTTTTTGAACATGACTGATGCCGAGTTTTACACCTCATTGGATAATGGAACATACTATATACAAGATCAACCTAAAGCTGGCATCAATATCACTTATCCTATCAGACTGAACACTACACTAAGAAAAGCATACTATGATGCATACTATGGTTACTACTATAACCATGACATTCCGTATTATTTCGGGGGCATTATCTGTGCATACTTTGTGGGTGTCATGTTGCTTGCAGGTTTAATTCGTTTTTTGAATTATACCCcaataaaaaagattaTGTTTCAGCAAAAGCTAGTCAATTACGTGAGAGGTTATACTACTCTACCCACTCTTTATGAAAAGCATGCAGAGCCCTTCTCGTACTTAAAAGTGATAACAGGCTATCTTCCTACTAGGTTTGAAACGTTGGTTATTTTAGGCTACCTCATACTTCATACCATTTTCATGGCCTACAAATATCAATATGATCCATACCACATCATATTTGCCGCTCATAGAGCAGAAGTGGCACATTTTGTTGCGTACAGAAGCGGTATACTTTCTTTTGCACACCTGCCACTCATTGTTTTATTTGCGGGAAGAAATAACTTTCTCCAACTTATTTCTGGCTTGAAGCATACCTCATTCATTGTGTTCCATAAGTGGCTGGGAAGAATGATGTTTCTTGATGCAATAATTCATGCTGCCGGCTTTACGAACTATTATTTgtattataaaaaatggaataCGGTTAGATTAAGAGTCTACTGGAAATTCGGTATTGCTACCACCTGTTTAGCGGGAAtgttaattttcttttccatcgCAGCATTTAGAAGACACTACTATGAAACGTTTATGGCCCTCCATATAGTATTCGCAGCACTATTTCTCTATACTTGTTGGGAGCATGTTACTAACTTCAGCGGTATCGAATGGATTTACGCGGCAATAGCAATTTGGGGAGTTGATAGAATTGTACGTATCACCAGAATTGCACTCTTAGGATTTCCTAAAGCAGATCTACAACTGGTTGGATCTGATTTGGTCCGTGTAACGGTTAAAAAACCAAAGAAGTTTTGGAAGGCAAAACCAGGCCAATACGTTTTCGTTTCCTTCTTGCGTCCATTGTGCTTCTGGCAGTCGCATCCATTTACAGTGATGGATTCTTGCGTAAACGATAGAGAATTGGTCATCGTTCTGAAAGCAAAGAAAGGTGTGACAAAACTGGTAAGAAACTTTGTTGAACGTAAAGGCGGCAAGGCATCCATGAGATTAGCTATCGAAGGCCCTTATGGCTCCAAGTCCACCGCCCATCGCTTTGATAATGTATTATTGTTGGCAGGTGGCTCAGGGCTTCCCGGTCCAATTTCTCATGCCCTTGAATTAGGAAAGACAACAGCTGCAAGCGGTAAAAACTTTGTACAGTTAGTCATAGCAGTAAGAGGACTAGACATGCTCAACGCGTGTAAGAAAGAACTAATGGCATTAAAGGGCTTGAATGTTCAAGTTCACATTTATAATTCTAAGCAAGAGCTAGCTTCggctgaaaaaatttcctcAAATGAAGTCAAAAACGGTGAAACGACAGCAGAGAAGGCCCCATCTAGTCTAAGCAATTCAGAAAAAGCTCCTTCTGAAAGTGAAAATACAGAACTACCTCTTTCCCTGAATGACACGTCTATCTCCGATTTAGAATTTGCCACTTTCCATGTTGGAAGGCCaaatgttgaagaaatacTAAATGAATCTGTTAACCATTCTGGTTCACTTGCCGTCGTATGTTGCGGACCACCTATTTTCGTCGACACCGCTAGAAATCAAACTGCCAAAGCTGTTATCAGAAACCCATCAAGAATGATTGAATACTTGGAGGAATACCAAGCCTGGTga
- a CDS encoding uncharacterized protein (hypothetical protein; relocalizes from vacuole to cytoplasm upon DNA replication stress), with the protein MLKLTTTSVTFHVLRYFQLGLSVTNLLLASFAIITNYKVDRILRLSLAVSIISSVYFGIVRFLPVLLIFVMEIVQTVLWFTAFVTLASKFGSMSCSSMPRGINFDYSGSCKIAKIDILPEAVLFILFLATTYASYITVLSQAKENGSSTRSVLKACVKALRDTVDRLETSLEESEPLLDLEVQEDARTETESIEDSTDSEDNANIEQEKVIDGSIEHSS; encoded by the coding sequence ATGTTAAAGTTAACAACAACATCCGTTACTTTCCACGTACTAAGATATTTCCAACTTGGCTTATCTGTAACTAACTTGTTGTTAGCTAGTTTTGCCATAATCACAAACTATAAAGTGGATCGAATCCTTAGATTGAGCTTAGCTGTTTCAATCATATCTTCAGTTTATTTTGGGATTGTGAGATTTTTGCCTGTTCTGTTAATATTCGTGATGGAAATTGTTCAGACCGTCCTGTGGTTTACCGCTTTCGTAACTCTAgcttcaaaatttggttCTATGTCCTGCTCAAGTATGCCACGGGGTATAAACTTTGATTATTCAGGTTCTTGTAAGATTGCTAAAATAGATATTTTACCAGAAGCCGTTTTATTCATACTATTTCTCGCTACCACATATGCTTCTTATATCACAGTCCTATCTCAAGCTAAGGAAAATGGGTCAAGCACAAGATCTGTTTTGAAGGCTTGTGTGAAGGCATTACGTGATACCGTGGACCGCTTGGAGACCAGTCTGGAAGAGAGTGAGCCTCTTTTAGATCTTGAAGTTCAGGAAGATGCGAGGACTGAAACCGAAAGCATTGAGGATTCAACTGATAGTGAGGATAATGCTAACATCGAACAAGAGAAAGTGATTGATGGTTCAATTGAGCATTCTTCATGA
- the PUL4 gene encoding Pul4p (Putative zinc-cluster transcription factor; involved in utilization of iron-transporting siderophore pulcherrimin) yields the protein MDRSKDARKRSISLACTVCRKRKLKCDGNKPCGRCIRLNTPKECIYNIDKRKDKRKIKNGSKVFLFKNNTIDNGNNSILENKGLNEDLSSHIYEKEAPKFDSDIDISRFGTNDAVIFNNDGWDTSLPIDFDFDEFNTETTDFDDFLKLLGDNSPSKEQKSLSYSPTATGLSGVVKETESEDNAPTRSRLIDVLFENKLHSVPGISKWHLYELESQYPNLECTEGNSDEKFLLSTVLCLGSLTIRKRELLNHSNIDNRPLLPENSISKLTTDAFKYYNAAKTLVPDLLSHPTIDGFCGLVLMANFMTMMISLEHQLYLSINALQLAVALNLNNNTKCKELLESNSDGIGVILLFWNIWCSSCMLATIHGKNPFITLEQITTPLPCEISPRNKTNKLLIDFMQIRIKLATLQSKIFQRLYTSSTANEVPFVNLEREFEEVSLQITRLKGFPIFEEHLFYRSRVLMLELSCLRAQASFLLYRPYLITGESLQAVTMAKSIIHEIWSQYTKQFPDNEKERHERLDWNFCYPLRTASLTLCISCIILLRYKQVVQFLKGTELFEYILALEILQDLVQVLPIEQNLIDIIKYPISPVQLSGDSFVEFWGRILY from the coding sequence ATGGACAGATCTAAGGACGCTAGAAAGAGATCTATTAGTTTGGCCTGTACTGTGTGTAGGAAACGAAAGTTGAAGTGCGATGGGAACAAGCCATGTGGAAGATGTATAAGGCTAAATACACCAAAAGAATGCATTTATAATATTGATAAAAGGAAAGACAAgagaaaaatcaaaaacgGGTCGAaggtttttttattcaagaaTAATACTATCGATAACGGGAATAACTCTATACTAGAGAACAAAGGACTAAATGAAGACCTTTCTTCTCATATATATGAGAAAGAAGCGCCAAAATTCGATTCAGATATTGATATATCAAGATTTGGCACAAATGATGCTGTGATTTTTAATAATGACGGGTGGGACACTTCTCTTCCGATCGATTTTGATTTCGATGAGTTTAACACTGAGACAACAGATTTCGATGACTTTTTAAAACTATTAGGCGATAATTCACCTTCaaaggaacaaaaaagtCTTTCCTATTCACCTACTGCTACAGGCTTAAGCGGTGTGGTTAAAGAAACTGAGAGCGAAGATAACGCTCCTACGAGGTCTCGGCTAATCGATGTCTTGTTTGAGAACAAGCTTCACTCCGTACCAGGAATATCAAAATGGCATCTATATGAGCTGGAATCCCAATACCCAAATTTGGAATGTACAGAAGGAAATAGTGATGAAAAGTTTTTACTTTCAACTGTATTGTGCCTGGGGTCGTTGACCATACGAAAAAGGGAACTATTGAATCATTCGAACATAGACAATCGTCCACTTTTGCCGGAGAATAGTATTTCAAAACTGACCACTGATGCTTTTAAGTACTATAATGCTGCGAAAACGCTTGTTCCCGACTTGTTATCTCATCCCACAATCGATGGATTTTGCGGCCTCGTTCTAATGGCAAATTTcatgacgatgatgatatCCTTAGAGCACCAATTATATTTGAGTATAAATGCTTTACAACTTGCTGTGGCTTTAAACTTGAACAACAATACAAAATGCAAGGAATTACTTGAGTCGAACAGCGACGGAATTGGTGTGATCTTGCTTTTTTGGAACATTTGGTGTTCTTCTTGCATGTTGGCAACAATTCATGGAAAAAATCCTTTTATCACTTTGGAACAAATTACAACACCTCTGCCGTGTGAAATATCCCCCCGCAATAAAACTAATAAACTTTTGATAGATTTCATGCAAATCAGAATCAAGCTAGCCACTCTACAAAGTAAGATTTTTCAACGGCTATATACTTCCAGCACCGCAAACGAGGTACCATTCGTAAACTTAGAAAGAGAATTTGAGGAGGTTTCACTCCAGATTACCAGGTTAAAAGGCTTTCCGATATTCGAAGAACATCTTTTTTACAGGAGCAGAGTCTTAATGTTAGAGCTATCATGTTTAAGAGCTCaagcttcttttctattATATCGTCCGTATCTGATCACTGGAGAATCCTTACAAGCAGTAACCATGGCAAAATCAATAATTCACGAAATATGGAGTCAATACACTAAACAGTTTCCCGATaacgaaaaggaaaggCATGAACGTTTGGATTGGAATTTTTGTTATCCTTTAAGAACAGCGTCACTGACATTATGTATTTCATGTATTATACTCCTAAGGTATAAGCAGGTGGTGCAGTTCCTTAAAGGTACTGAACTATTTGAATACATTCTAGCATTGGAAATATTGCAAGATTTAGTTCAGGTACTTCCTATTGAACAAAACCTTATTGATATAATCAAATATCCGATCAGTCCAGTACAGCTGAGTGGTGATAGCTTTGTCGAATTTTGGGGTCGCATACTTTACTAA
- the PUL3 gene encoding Pul3p (Putative pulcherrimin transporter; involved in uptake of iron-transporting siderophore, pulcherrimin), translating into MSIAQDRGIVFKLLSIYRAAAGIFMALAQLIVIFFGYCDFKIKGYRIASYNAPTFASSFIILAVCLLLVVVLENPEVKVTNSENSLFSALKQFFRVERKKLISCLILLWSMFLSSFIMSEVVYFMPLFLTLHVNWDTKFQGIAFMVASILGVTGSYFAPKLINVGCSCGRAKDGGLEESDTTGSETVEVKKKDSLYSGQVFLSIFALFVSLLGQAFMIGASEALKHKSMPPTNSGIFFSAGMSITLLGYNFLASSIPALFSMYIDPKLKVQLMPSIGAISGIGKLVAPIVLAALYGTRLGLSIAVGFGMILVAVSIPPLIWLRKKRC; encoded by the coding sequence ATGTCAATTGCACAAGATAGGGGTATCGTTTTCAAGCTTCTATCAATTTATCGAGCAGCGGCTGGTATCTTCATGGCGTTGGCACAATTAATTGTCATATTTTTTGGATATTGCgattttaaaattaaaggGTATCGCATTGCCTCTTACAATGCACCGACATTTGCCTCCAGTTTCATAATTCTTGCAGTATGCCTTTTATTAGTTGTCGTTCTGGAAAATCCTGAGGTTAAAGTTACAAATTCGGAAAATAGCCTTTTCAGTGCTCTGAAACAATTTTTTAGAGtcgaaagaaaaaaactcaTCTCCTGCTTGATTTTACTATGGAGCATGTTCCTATCGTCATTTATTATGAGCGAAGTAGTTTATTTTATGCCACTATTCCTGACGCTCCACGTTAACTGGGACACCAAGTTTCAAGGCATAGCGTTTATGGTCGCATCTATACTTGGTGTGACTGGAAGCTATTTCGCTCCAAAGTTAATAAACGTCGGGTGCTCCTGCGGCAGAGCCAAAGATGGCGGATTAGAAGAGTCAGATACAACTGGAAGTGAGACCGTTGaggtaaagaaaaaagattcGCTGTACAGCGGTCAAGTTTTTCTGTCCATCTTTGCATTGTTTGTTTCATTGCTGGGACAAGCTTTTATGATTGGAGCATCCGAAGCCTTGAAGCATAAATCAATGCCACCCACAAATTCtggtatatttttttcagctgGGATGTCGATTACATTGTTAGGGTACAACTTTTTGGCTTCGAGCATTCCAGCCCTTTTTTCCATGTACATCGACCCCAAACTCAAGGTCCAGTTGATGCCTTCAATTGGAGCAATCTCTGGGATTGGTAAACTGGTGGCACCGATTGTATTAGCAGCTCTTTATGGCACAAGATTGGGGCTTTCAATTGCGGTTGGATTTGGTATGATTTTGGTAGCTGTTTCAATTCCACCGCTTATTTGGCtcaggaaaaaaaggtgtTAG